The following proteins are encoded in a genomic region of Arachis ipaensis cultivar K30076 chromosome B02, Araip1.1, whole genome shotgun sequence:
- the LOC107628539 gene encoding uncharacterized protein LOC107628539, with the protein MKLVWSPETASKAYIDTVKSCEKLKESGVAELLSAMAAGWNAKFIVESWCHGGPIATSVGLAVAARNTGARHVCIVPDEISRLKYTQSMAEMGVAPPPEVVIAGSAEAAIGGLVGLDFLVVDCKQRDFARVLRVARVSNRGAVLACKNAWQMSNNWNNLSRFRWNVVLEKGTRVVRSVFLPVGKGLDIAYIGSKSGGGGAGGGSGSGSSPDGGASSGRKGPSRWIRHIDQQSGEEHLFRE; encoded by the exons ATGAAGCTTGTTTGGTCTCCAGAAACTGCTTCTAAAGCTTACATAGACACTGTTAAATCG TGTGAGAAATTGAAGGAATCTGGGGTAGCTGAGCTCCTATCAGCCATGGCGGCCGGTTGGAACGCGAAATTCATCGTGGAATCGTGGTGCCACGGCGGCCCCATAGCGACAAGCGTAGGCCTAGCAGTTGCGGCTCGCAACACCGGTGCAAGGCACGTGTGCATAGTCCCGGACGAAATCTCAAGGCTAAAGTACACACAATCAATGGCGGAGATGGGGGTGGCGCCGCCTCCGGAGGTGGTAATCGCGGGGTCGGCGGAGGCGGCGATAGGTGGACTGGTGGGATTGGACTTTCTTGTGGTGGATTGCAAGCAAAGGGACTTTGCTAGGGTTCTTAGGGTTGCTAGGGTTAGCAATAGAGGTGCAGTTTTGGCATGCAAGAATGCATGGCAAATGAGTAATAATTGGAACAATCTTTCAAGGTTTAGATGGAACGTTGTTCTTGAAAAGGGGACACGTGTCGTTAGATCCGTGTTCTTGCCTGTTGGCAAGGGTTTGGATATTGCTTACATAGGCAGCAAAAGTGGTGGCGGTGGTGCTGGCGGCGGCAGTGGCAGTGGCAGCAGCCCCGACGGCGGTGCATCAAGTGGTAGAAAGGGTCCTAGCCGTTGGATCAGGCACATAGATCAACAATCAGGGGAGGAACACCTTTTCAGagagtga
- the LOC107628540 gene encoding uncharacterized protein LOC107628540, producing MSGWSAENAKRAYLQALKMAKRGKEPDVSEFISALAAGKNATFMVTVCGGTASSTTLALAAAAHQTGGRVVCICPGSNEQQGSRKALGVYGDSVEFVVGDARTLLLGEYKGSDFVLIDCDITNAREAFMAAFKGAKKDGAIVVGFNVRHRVSKWRQMKASFLPIGEGLLVTKVDSNSIVKSHDEKVEQRRKSHWIVQVDKCTGEEHIFRVTSPNRKLQIEV from the exons ATGTCTGGCTGGTCTGCTGAAAATGCCAAGAGAGCTTATCTTCAAGCACTCAAAATG GCCAAAAGGGGCAAAGAACCTGATGTATCTGAGTTCATATCTGCATTGGCAGCAGGGAAGAATGCAACATTCATGGTGACAGTTTGCGGCGGCACGGCCAGCTCCACCACGCTAGCACTGGCTGCGGCCGCCCATCAAACAGGCGGCCGAGTGGTGTGCATTTGTCCCGGCTCGAATGAGCAACAGGGATCAAGAAAAGCTCTAGGAGTTTATGGAGACTCTGTTGAGTTTGTTGTGGGAGATGCAAGAACTCTTTTGTTAGGTGAATACAAAGGCTCTGATTTTGTGCTTATAGATTGTGACATCACAAATGCAAGAGAGGCTTTTATGGCTGCATTCAAAGGGGCAAAGAAAGATGGTGCAATTGTTGTTGGATTCAATGTGAGGCATAGGGTCTCAAAATGGAGACAAATGAAGGCTTCTTTTTTGCCTATTGGAGAAGGGTTACTTGTTACAAAAGTGGATTCAAATAGTATAGTTAAGAGTCATGATGAGAAGGTTGAACAAAGAAGGAAGAGTCATTGGATTGTTCAAGTTGATAAGTGCACTGGGGAGGAACATATTTTTAGGGTTACCTCTCCTAACAGAAAATTACAGATTGAAGTTTGA
- the LOC107625954 gene encoding uncharacterized protein LOC107625954 isoform X2, with protein sequence MSMKKGREVGDNIFESRYGFGDFGFGRSMMMMPSVFGSRDPFDDPFFSDPFDSFFGPSNRTTMQQKPSKGKGVVIKELGSDDEEGNGDFPDQNIHRSTMEPSVEHPDDDDNEKKQSNVTYKNDHYKVEPPKSSSSSFQTSRVTYGGVDGAYYTSTRTRRTGTDGGHSLLRKLGSDGKLDTKQTLHNLEEDELASFEEAWKGKNMEHGMKVGFDVHRNQGSSGSEQNRNQVWAVPSWENAGRGRGFGSNHETGTDQSGRTKKVVRINIE encoded by the exons ATGAGTATGAAGAAGGGTAGAGAAGTTGGAgataatatttttgaatccaGATATGGGTTTGGAGATTTTGGATTCGGTAGAAGTATGATGATGATGCCAAGTGTGTTTGGAAGCAGAGATCCATTTGATGATCCTTTTTTCAGTGACCCTTTTGATAGCTTTTTTGGTCCAAGTAATAGAACCACAATGCAGCAAAAGCCAAGCAAAGGAAAAGGAGTTGTCATAAAGGAATTAGGCTCTGATGATGAAGAGGGAAATGGTGATTTCCCTGATCAGAACATTCATAGATCAACCATGGAACCTTCTGTGGAGCATccagatgatgatgataatg AGAAGAAGCAGAGTAATGTAACTTACAAGAATGATCATTACAAGGTGGAACCTCCAAAATCTAGCAGTTCTTCTTTTCAGACAAGCAGAGTAACGTATGGCGGCGTGGATGGTGCATATTATACTTCAACTAGAACCAGAAGGACAGGAACGGACGGG GGTCATTCCCTTTTGAGGAAGCTTGGCTCGGACGGTAAGCTTGACACCAAACAGACACTGCATAATCTTGAGGAAG ATGAGCTTGCCAGCTTCGAGGAAGCTTGGAAAGGAAAAAATATGGAGCATGGTATGAAGGTTGGATTTGATGTGCATAGAAACCAGG GTTCTAGTGGTAGTGAGCAGAACAGAAACCAAGTTTGGGCAGTTCCATCTTGGGAGAATGCTGGAAGAGGGAGAGGATTTGGATCAAATCATGAAACAGGAACCGATCAAAGTGGAAGAACAAAGAAAGTAGTTAGGATCAACATTGAATGA
- the LOC107625954 gene encoding uncharacterized protein LOC107625954 isoform X1, translating into MSMKKGREVGDNIFESRYGFGDFGFGRSMMMMPSVFGSRDPFDDPFFSDPFDSFFGPSNRTTMQQKPSKGKGVVIKELGSDDEEGNGDFPDQNIHRSTMEPSVEHPDDDDNEKKQSNVTYKNDHYKVEPPKSSSSSFQTSRVTYGGVDGAYYTSTRTRRTGTDGAIIEERKEADSRTGEASHRISRGIHDKGHSLLRKLGSDGKLDTKQTLHNLEEDELASFEEAWKGKNMEHGMKVGFDVHRNQGSSGSEQNRNQVWAVPSWENAGRGRGFGSNHETGTDQSGRTKKVVRINIE; encoded by the exons ATGAGTATGAAGAAGGGTAGAGAAGTTGGAgataatatttttgaatccaGATATGGGTTTGGAGATTTTGGATTCGGTAGAAGTATGATGATGATGCCAAGTGTGTTTGGAAGCAGAGATCCATTTGATGATCCTTTTTTCAGTGACCCTTTTGATAGCTTTTTTGGTCCAAGTAATAGAACCACAATGCAGCAAAAGCCAAGCAAAGGAAAAGGAGTTGTCATAAAGGAATTAGGCTCTGATGATGAAGAGGGAAATGGTGATTTCCCTGATCAGAACATTCATAGATCAACCATGGAACCTTCTGTGGAGCATccagatgatgatgataatg AGAAGAAGCAGAGTAATGTAACTTACAAGAATGATCATTACAAGGTGGAACCTCCAAAATCTAGCAGTTCTTCTTTTCAGACAAGCAGAGTAACGTATGGCGGCGTGGATGGTGCATATTATACTTCAACTAGAACCAGAAGGACAGGAACGGACGGG GCGATAATTGAGGAGAGAAAAGAAGCCGACTCGAGAACGGGGGAGGCTTCACATAGGATAAGCAGAGGAATCCACGATAAG GGTCATTCCCTTTTGAGGAAGCTTGGCTCGGACGGTAAGCTTGACACCAAACAGACACTGCATAATCTTGAGGAAG ATGAGCTTGCCAGCTTCGAGGAAGCTTGGAAAGGAAAAAATATGGAGCATGGTATGAAGGTTGGATTTGATGTGCATAGAAACCAGG GTTCTAGTGGTAGTGAGCAGAACAGAAACCAAGTTTGGGCAGTTCCATCTTGGGAGAATGCTGGAAGAGGGAGAGGATTTGGATCAAATCATGAAACAGGAACCGATCAAAGTGGAAGAACAAAGAAAGTAGTTAGGATCAACATTGAATGA
- the LOC107625955 gene encoding probable protein S-acyltransferase 14: protein MHRSGATMAWNVFKFCTALRGLGSIMILLVLGVVGVTYYAVVLTNYGPVLSAGGLDCLLAIAVLILFHGLLIMLLWSYFSVVFTDPGSVPPNWRPAIDEERGEDDPLVASEFGNLQSDPSGQRVRYCRKCNQLKPPRCHHCSVCGRCVLKMDHHCVWVVNCVGALNYKYFLLFLFYTFLETSLVTACLLPHFIAFFSDGEIPGTPGSLATTFLAFVLNLAFALSVMGFLIMHISLVAANTTTIEAYEKKTTPKWRYDLGRRKNFEQVFGMDKKYWFIPAYSDEDLRKMPALQGLDYPSKPDFDSQ, encoded by the exons TCTGGAGCTACAATGGCTTGGAACGTGTTCAAGTTCTGCACCGCCCTCAGAGGCTTGGGTTCGATCATGATACTTTTGGTTCTTGGGGTTGTTGGTGTTACTTATTATGCTGTTGTTTTGACCAATTACGGTCCTGTGTTGTCTGCTGGAGGCCTTGATTGTCTTCTTGCCATCGCAGTGTTGATCTTGTTTCATGGTTTG TTGATTATGCTGTTGTGGAGTTACTTTTCTGTCGTATTTACGGATCCGGGAAGTGTGCCTCCAAACTGGAGGCCTGCAATTGATGAGGAAAGAGGAGAGGACGATCCGTTGGTTGCCTCCGAGTTTGGTAATCTGCAATCTGATCCTTCTGGTCAACGTGTCCGTTACTGCCGGAAGTGCAACCAGCTCAAGCCGCCTCGATGCCATCATTGTTCAGTTT GTGGACGATGTGTGCTGAAGATGGACCATCATTGTGTCTGGGTAGTTAACTGTGTTGGTGCTCTAAATTACAAGTATTTCCTCCTTTTCTTG TTCTATACATTTCTTGAGACGAGTCTTGTGACTGCATGCCTACTGCCACATTTCATAGCGTTCTTTAGTGATGGAGAAATTCCTGGAACACCTGGATCTCTTGCTACaacttttcttgcttttg TTTTGAATCTGGCCTTCGCATTGAGTGTCATGGGATTTCTAATCATGCACATATCATTGGTGGCTGCTAATACAACAACTATTGAG GCATATGAGAAGAAAACAACTCCAAAATGGCGTTATGATCTTGGTCGTCGAAAAAATTTTGAACAG GTATTTGGGATGGACAAGAAATACTGGTTCATCCCTGCATATTCAGACGAAGATTTACGAAAAATGCCAGCACTACAAGGTCTTGATTATCCATCAAAACCAGACTTTGATTCCCAATAG